A region from the Stygiolobus caldivivus genome encodes:
- a CDS encoding AAA family ATPase, which yields MLYRVRAKQGLLIINFDAKGYYALDDNKRVLNAYGEKGKLYVDVNTKTRYVYLFKANENEYPRDKVFTLLYPEDFKMVKYEGCEKRTEVKDKTLLNNEKNSLAYLYSKKEVEAPLYLELSYCYEGEADNLLLGLFSENEPDNVPECHGKVLGGCSKYYSKGSVAVGFDPHYSKTDLVVINEDGKCEILKTNKDLTGCHNLKLFATHKIGLWIDEYGPLTFNFSRHKGSVYLVANSGGNTARVEVNFLGVYEGEATTVDKVEKAGFSEVEIKDFRGIAYGKLNLDRVNVIIGANNAGKTTILDAIYLLSGPEQKIPGFNTSLELLAYLHDVKKGNNKFIYRFYNTATSPVLRGDEIEYYDILKYVNAGKGEEVKALYLSPRLLHRYIKFIKDNWEEISNYTEIFTDIFNEINEINVEEYLTMTLEPFGGTYTFYLIRKDGKRVRLNDVGEGVKIYIISRILYEYLKPSIILWDDIESHLNPSILGKVIAWFSNIPSQVIVTTHNLDVAKDIAKDGKCVVIDIDKDGILRVEEVQDLEEYKKLGLDSRAIIRVIRSGKSKTVNP from the coding sequence ATGCTATATAGAGTTAGAGCTAAACAAGGGTTGCTCATCATTAACTTTGACGCTAAGGGTTATTATGCCTTAGATGATAATAAAAGGGTTTTAAATGCTTATGGAGAAAAAGGAAAGCTTTACGTCGATGTTAATACCAAGACTCGTTATGTTTACTTGTTTAAGGCTAATGAGAACGAGTACCCCAGAGACAAGGTCTTTACGCTTTTATATCCAGAAGACTTTAAGATGGTTAAATATGAAGGGTGTGAAAAGAGAACTGAAGTAAAGGATAAAACCTTGCTTAATAACGAAAAGAACTCGTTAGCTTACTTATATTCTAAGAAGGAAGTGGAGGCCCCACTATACTTAGAATTAAGTTATTGTTATGAAGGTGAGGCCGATAACTTATTATTAGGGCTTTTCTCAGAAAACGAGCCGGATAATGTACCGGAGTGCCATGGTAAGGTGTTAGGTGGTTGTAGTAAATATTATTCTAAAGGTAGTGTCGCTGTAGGTTTTGACCCACATTATTCCAAAACCGACCTAGTCGTAATAAACGAGGACGGTAAGTGTGAAATACTTAAGACAAACAAAGATCTAACCGGTTGCCATAATTTAAAACTATTTGCTACGCATAAAATAGGTTTATGGATAGATGAGTACGGCCCTTTGACATTCAACTTCTCAAGGCATAAAGGTTCAGTTTACTTAGTCGCCAATAGCGGGGGTAATACTGCAAGAGTGGAAGTTAATTTTCTAGGCGTATACGAAGGGGAGGCGACTACAGTAGATAAAGTAGAAAAGGCAGGGTTTAGTGAAGTTGAGATCAAGGACTTTAGGGGAATAGCATACGGTAAACTTAACCTTGACAGAGTTAATGTTATAATTGGCGCGAATAATGCTGGAAAAACTACAATTTTAGACGCAATTTATTTACTTTCAGGCCCAGAGCAGAAAATACCAGGCTTTAATACTAGTCTCGAGTTGTTGGCGTACCTCCACGATGTTAAAAAAGGTAATAATAAATTCATTTATAGGTTTTATAATACTGCGACCTCACCTGTACTCAGGGGGGACGAGATAGAATACTACGACATACTAAAATACGTTAATGCTGGGAAAGGTGAGGAAGTAAAGGCTTTATATTTAAGCCCGAGGTTATTGCACCGTTATATCAAATTTATTAAGGACAATTGGGAGGAAATTTCTAATTACACTGAAATATTTACCGATATTTTCAACGAAATTAACGAGATTAACGTAGAAGAGTATTTAACAATGACGTTAGAACCTTTCGGTGGGACTTACACTTTTTACCTGATTAGAAAAGACGGTAAAAGGGTAAGGCTTAATGACGTTGGGGAAGGTGTGAAAATCTATATAATTTCAAGGATATTGTATGAGTACTTAAAGCCTAGTATAATTTTATGGGACGATATCGAGTCCCACTTAAACCCTTCAATACTAGGTAAGGTCATCGCTTGGTTTTCTAATATACCTTCTCAAGTTATAGTGACTACGCATAACCTTGATGTCGCAAAAGATATCGCAAAAGACGGTAAATGCGTTGTTATTGATATAGATAAGGACGGTATACTAAGGGTAGAAGAGGTACAAGACCTTGAGGAGTACAAAAAGTTAGGCTTAGACTCAAGGGCAATAATCAGGGTGATAAGGAGTGGT
- a CDS encoding AbrB/MazE/SpoVT family DNA-binding domain-containing protein, which translates to MEVKVHKKGIIVIPAEVRRRLDVKEGSVLELEVEGDKIILKRKTSLLDAFGIDEDMGGSAVKELEELRKEEIEKESSV; encoded by the coding sequence ATGGAAGTAAAAGTACACAAGAAAGGGATCATAGTTATACCCGCCGAGGTCAGGAGGAGACTTGACGTTAAGGAAGGCTCTGTCCTAGAGTTAGAGGTCGAAGGTGATAAAATCATTTTAAAACGTAAAACGAGCCTACTTGACGCATTCGGCATAGATGAAGACATGGGGGGTTCTGCTGTAAAGGAGTTGGAGGAACTGAGGAAGGAAGAAATTGAAAAAGAGAGTTCTGTTTGA
- a CDS encoding type II toxin-antitoxin system VapC family toxin has translation MKKRVLFDTGFFHVYFSGLNDKAKKVVEEVYTGKSIGYTLDLNLAEFFYIYGKLKGVEETKVRLSLILNSPIKVVSTSKELALRAGEIKVEHRDLSIVDCFVIAFAEKEGAVIYTTDSGIGRVYKNIILLN, from the coding sequence TTGAAAAAGAGAGTTCTGTTTGATACGGGTTTTTTCCACGTATATTTTTCCGGGCTTAACGATAAGGCTAAGAAAGTCGTAGAAGAGGTCTACACGGGTAAAAGTATAGGCTATACTTTGGACCTTAATTTGGCAGAGTTCTTTTATATTTATGGTAAACTCAAGGGAGTGGAAGAAACCAAGGTCAGGCTTTCATTAATTTTAAACTCACCAATAAAGGTCGTTAGTACTAGCAAGGAACTCGCCTTAAGGGCCGGTGAGATAAAAGTCGAGCACCGAGACCTTTCCATAGTGGACTGTTTTGTAATAGCCTTTGCTGAAAAAGAGGGTGCTGTAATATATACTACGGATTCTGGGATAGGGAGAGTATACAAAAATATAATTCTATTGAACTGA